A stretch of DNA from Phenylobacterium koreense:
CAGGGTCAGGGAGACGTTTCTCAGGACGAGCGGCGGCGTGTCGGACAAGGCGGCCTCGGGCGGTTGAGCTTGGCGGGCTAGAGCCTAGATAGGACAGCAGAATGCGCGAGACACCCATACCGTCCCCGACACGCCGAATTCTGCTGGCCGGCGCCCTGGCGGCGATCCCGCTGCCGAGCCTGGCCCAGGCCCGCCCGGTGATCACCATGCTGGGGGATTCGATCACCGCCGGGTTTGGCCTGCCGGCGAGCGCGGCCCTGCCCGCGCAACTTCAGGCGCAGCTTCGGCGGCTCGGCTCTGCGGCGCTGGTGCGCGGCGCCGGGGTTTCCGGCGACACCACGGCCGGCGGCCTGGCGCGGGTCGACTTCAGCGTCCAGCGCGACACCACGCTCTGCGTCGTCGCTCTGGGCGGCAACGACCTTTTGCAGGGGATCGACCCCAGACGCAGCCAGGCCAATCTGGACAAGATCGTCGCTCGCCTGAAAGCACGCAAAATCAAGGTTCTGCTGGCAGGTCTTAACCCACCGACGGTGATCGGCCGCGGCTATGCCCGCGAGTTCCAGGCGATCTTCCCGGCCGTGGCCAAGGCTCATCGCGTGCCGCTCTATCCGAACCTGCTGGCCGGCGTGGGACAGACGCCGCGCCTGAACCAGCGGGACGGCTTTCACCCCAACAGCCAAGGCGTCACGGTCATCGCCCGAGGGCTGGCGCCGGTGGTCCTGAAGGCGCTGGGGCGGGGTTAGGCGCGGCCGATTTCCGACCGCTACGCCTTGCGGGCTTCCTCCTCCTCCGCGTCGGAGGGGCTGCTGGCGCGGCTGCCGTCCTCGAAGATGATCGAGCCGGCGCCGGTGACGTCGGTTTCGAGGCGCTTGGGGTGAGTGACCAGCCGCACGGAGGCCGAACCGGAGATGTCGAGGTTGGCCGCCTCGCGCGGGGCGATGACCGCTTCGGCCGCACCGGAGACCTTGGCCCTGGCCGCGTCGTTGACCAGGTCGGCGAGGTCGGCCTCGCCCGAGCCGGAAAGGTCGAGCACCAGTTCCCGGGCCTGGCCGCTGGCCAGGACCTCGGCCGAACCGCTGGCCGAGATGGACAGCCGCCCCTGCTTGAAGTCGCGGATCTCCAGGCGGTTGTCGCCGCCGATCTCGAACTCGGTGATCGCGGGGGCGGCGATGGCGATGCGCAGGCGGACATATTCCGGCGGCGACTTGGCGAGGCTGAGCCGGCCGCCCGAGAGGCGCACCTGATCGACCAGCTCCTTCGGCCCGGTGATGGTGACCTTGCCCGGCCCGGCGGCGGCCTGGACGAACTCGATGCTGGCCGGCACGTCGAAGATCGCGCGGGTCGAGCCGTCCCAGGTCAGTTCGCGGGTCGCCTCGTTGGCCTCCTGGCGCTTGGGCGAGGAGGGGGGCCCCCAGTCGCGGTCGCGGCGGCCTCGCTCGAAATGACGGCCGTCGTGGTCGTGCCAGGCGAACCACTCCCAATGACGGCTGGCGAGTTCCGGCCCACCGAGGGCGGCCGCGCCGCCGAGGGCCGCGGCGCCGACGAAGAGGCCGGCCACGGCGATGAGGAGGAGGACGCGGATCATGGGGTCGCTCCTTGGGCGGAGACAGGTTCGATGGCCGGCTTCAGCAGCCGGTAGTGAAGGCGCCCGTACCAGACGAGGGCATTGACCATGCCGATGACCACGATGGTCAGGATGGCCCCGACCGAGGCCGACAGGGCCATCAGGCCGATGCCGCCCAGCAGGGCCGCGGCCGGCCCGCCCGGTGGATCCAGGAACGGCCCGGCCGCGAACATGAAGCCGCCGCCGAGGAACACCGCCCCGACCGCGACGATCAGGCCGAAGAGCACGCTGGCGACGGTCATGAGGATCGGCAGCAGGATCAGCAGGTCGATGGCGCCGAGGCCGAGAACGGCGAAGACGGCGCTGACGGCGGAGGTCGGGTTGCGCTGCTCCTCCCATTTCTTCAGGCCGATCTCGGCGCGCAGCTCGCGGGCGAGGCGGGTCGGATCGCCAAGCGCAGCGGCCACCTCCTCTTCGGTGCGACTGGCCGCGACGCCTTCGGCGAAGTGAGCCTCATAGTCGGCGACGGCTTCGGCGATCGCCACTGCAGGCAGGCCCGACAGGCCGAGCCGCAATCGGTCGATGAAGGCCTGACGGTTCATTCGGCGTCTCCCAGAATGCTCTCGACAGCCCGAGAAAAGGCTGCCCATTCCGCCTTTTGTGCGGAGAAGCTAACCCTCCCCGCCTCCGTAAGCTTGTAGTACTTGCGCGGCGGTCCGGCGGGGCTCTCGACCAGATAGGTCTCGACCAGCCCATCGCTCTGCATCCGCCGCATCAACGGATAGATCGTCCCCTCGCCCATATCGATCCCCTCGGCCAACTGGCTCGCGATCTCGTAGGCGTAGCTGTCGTGTCGGGAGAGCAAGGCGAGCACGCAGAGCTCGAGCACTCCCTTCTTCAGTTGGACCTGTACGGTTTCGACCACGGCGAGCCTCCAGTTCGAGGTATCTTGTATCGCGTAGTAGTGGTTATAGCAAGGTAGCTTGCATTACATCTTAGCAAGCTTTGCTGGCCGCCATCGGCGGGTTTCCTTCATATTCCTCGCATGATCCGGACGATCGCCATCACCGCCGCCCTCCTCGCCGCAGCTCCAGCCCAGGCCGCCGACTGGCGAACACTCGATCCCGACGACACCTTGGTCATCGACACCTCCAAGGGCCGGATCGTGGTCGAGATGGCGCCGCAGGTCGCGCCCAAGGCGGTGGAGCGGGTCAAGCTCCTGACCAGGGAAGGCGTCTATGACGGCCTGCTGTTCCATCGGGTCATCGAGAACTTCGTCGACCAGACGGGCAACCCCAACAACCGCGACGGCGGGGTCTCGGTTCATCCGGACCTGCCACCGGAATTCACATTTCGGCTGAAGCCGGAGGACGGGGCGAAGATGGTCGTCCGCGCGACCGACAGGGTGGCGGGGTTTCTGGGCTCCCTGCCGATTGAGGGCGCCTCCGACCTGGAGGCCCAGAACGCGGCGGGCGGCGGTCGCAGGGCCTGGGGCGCCTACTGCCCCGGTGTGGCCGGCATGGGCCGGCAGGCGGCCGAGGACACGGCCAACTCCGAGATCTTCTTCATGCGCGCGGCGAGCCGGCGGCTCGACCGGGACTACACGCCCTGGGGCCGGGCGGTGATCGGGCTGGACGTCATCCGCGCCATGACGGTGGGCGAGCCGCCGGCGCAGCCGGACCGGATGATCCGCGTGCGGGTCGCCGCCGACCTTCCGCCGGCCGAGCGCCCGAAGGTCGAGGTGATGAACGAGCGCGGCGAGGCCTTCGCGGCCCTGGCCGCCCGGGTTCGCCAGGAGAAGGGCGCGGACTTCTCAATCTGCGATATTGATCTTCCCGCAAGGATGAACTGAGGTTGCATCCGCACCTGAAATCGCTCGGGAGATCCTCATGAAAAGCCTGATGATCGGCCTTCTGGCCGCAGCAAGCCTCGCCCCTGCGGCCGTCGCTCAGACCGGGAACACGCCGCTGGGCGTTACTCGCGAACAGCTCGAGGACGCCGACCTGCTCGACGCCAGCGGCCGCGAGATCGGCGAGGTCGAGAACCTGATCGTCGGGACGGACGGCATGGTCACCGGGGTCATCGTCGAGATCGACCAGCGCGATCCCTTGCCCGACCGCCGGGTGCAATTGCCGCTGGCCGGCCTGAAGGCCGTGCCCGAGCGCGGCGAGCCGGACGACTTCGACGTCCAGACCCAGCAAACGCGCGAGCAACTGCTGGCCTTGCCGGAAGCGCGCTAGGCGAATGCCGGCTCGGCCGCGCCTCGGCGGATCATGATCGAGGCGACCGCTGCGACGAGGCCGGCCAGGCCCGCCAGGACGAAGGCTTCCAGGTAGCGCCCCTGGCTCGCGCGGATGACGCCGGCAGTGATCGCGGCCGTCGCCGCGCCCGCCTGGTGGCCTGCGGCGATCCAGCCGAAGACGATGGGCCCGTCGCGGTCGCCAAAGGCCTCTGTGGCCAGCCTGACAGTCGGCGGCACGGTGGCGATCCAGTCCAGGCCGTAGAAGACGGCGAAGGCGCTGAGCGCCAGGAACGAGAAATCGGTGAACGGCAGGGCCATCAGCGAGAGGCCGCGTAGCCCGTAATAGACGAAGAGCAGCTTGCGCGGGTCGTAGCGGTCGGTGAGCCAGCCCGAAGCGGTGGTGCCGATCAGATCGAAGATCCCCATCAGCGCCAGGAGGCCGGCGGCGCGGGTCTCGGGCAGGCCGTAGTCGGCGCACATGGCGATCATGTGCACGCCCACCAGGCCGTTGGTGGTCAGGCCGCAGACGAAGAAGCCGGCGAACAGCAGCCAGAAGGTGCGCGTGCGCGCCGCCCGGAAGAGCGCGCCGAACGCGCCGCGCAGGGCTCCTGCCCCGCCGGCCTGCGGGGCCTGATAGTCGGCGGGCGCGCCATAGGGCTTCTGGCCGATGGCGGCAGGCGTCTCGGGCAGCAGGAACCAGACGACGGGGACCAGGAGCGCCATCACCGCGGCGACCGCCAGCACCACCGGGCGCCAGCCGCCGGCCTCGGCCAGGGCGGCCATGCCCGGCAGGAAGATCAGCGAGCCGGTGGCCGTAGAAGCGCTGAGCAGCCCCATCATCAGGCCGCGACGCTCGACGAACCAGCGATTCACGACGGTCGCGCCCAGCACCATGGCCACCGCGCCGGAGCCGACGCCGGTCATCACGCCCCAGGTCGCCACGTACTGCCAGGGCTCGCTCATCAGCGAGGAGAGCGCCGTCGAGGCCGCCATCGTCACCAGGGCCAGGGTGACGGTGCGGCGCACGCCGAAGGACTGCATCAGGGCCGCGGCGAACGGACCGGTCAGGCCATAGAGGAAGATGCCCACCGCCGCGGCCGCCGAGATCGCGCCTCTGTCCCAGCCGAAGGCCCGCTCCAGCGGTAGCATCAGCACGCCGGGCGCCGAACGCAGGCCTGCGGCGGCCATCAGGGCGGCGAACACCACGCCCGCGGCGACGAACGCGTATTTCTGGCCAAAGGGACGGGCCGGGGCTATCATAATGTTACTGACCTGTAAGTTTCGCACTTTGTATACGTACCGGTCAGTTACATCGTCAAGCGAAGTCATGAGCCAGCCGAAACCCACGCCCCCGCGCGCCGCCGACAAGATCTTCGAAACCGCCCGTGACCTCTTCTATCGCGAGGGCATCCGCGCGGTGGGCGTCGATGAGATCGTCGCCAGGGCCGGGGTGACCAAGCCGAGCCTCTACCGGACCTTCAAGTCCAAGGACGAGCTGGCCGCGGCGGTCATGCGCCGGGCCGCCGATGGCTTCTGGGACTATTTCGAAGCCGCCGCGAAACAGCATCCGGGCGACCCGCGGGCGCAGATCCTGACTTTCTGCGACGAACTGGCCGTCCGCGCGCGCAAGGACGGCTACCGCGGCTGCCCGCTGACCAACGCGGTGGTCGAGTATCCCGAGCACGGCCACCCGGCGCGGACCGAAGCCCAGAACCACAAGGCCGAACTGCGGACCCGCCTGCGGGCCATGGCCGCAGAGATGGGCGCTGCGGACGCGCAAGGCCTCGGCGACGCCCTGCTGCTGCTGATCGAAGGCGCCTACATCTCGACCCAGCTCTTCGACGAGGACCGGCCGTCGAATGGCCTCGCTGCGGCGGCCGAGCGGCTGATCTCGGCGTATGCGGGCTAGGCGTTAGACGCCCGCGCTGGGGCAGCCGATAGCCGAGACCGCCTGAGGCGGCCCCCTCCGTCTCGCCTTCGGGCCATTTCCCCGGCGCGGGAGAATCTGGGCACGCGCCTCTCTTCCTTCATTTCTTGAGAGGGATACTTGACTGATCGTTCCAGTATCTCCATCTGACTTTTATGGCCAGGCCCAAGACATTCGACCGGGATGACGCGCTCGACGCCGCGATCGGGGTGTTTCGCGAGCATGGGTTCGAGGGGACCTCGGCCCAGATGCTGGTGGGCGCGATGCAGATCGGCCGCCAGAGCCTGTACGACACCTTCGGCGACAAATGGCGGCTCTATTGCGAGGCGGTCGAGCGGTACACGCAGCGCGAGGCGCTGGCGCATCGCGAGGCGCTGAACCACGGGCCGAAGGCCATCGACGGGCTGAACGCCGCGATCGCCCGGGTGGTCGAGCAAGCCGGTCAGGCTTGCCTGGGCGTCGGGTCGGTCTGCGAATTCGGACGCGCCCACGACGATCTCAGCCGGCTGCATCAGAGCGCCGACCGCGCCCTCTCCTCGGCCTTCGCCGAGCAGATCGCGCGGGCGCAGGCGCAGGGCAACGTGGCCGCTTCCATCGTTCCGGAAGAGGCCGCAGGCTTCCTGCTGGCGAATATCGCCGGCATCCGGATCGCGGCGCGGGCCGGGGCCGGGCGCGACCAGCTTCGAGCACTGGGAGAGCTGGCGATCAGGGCGCTTCGATGAGGCGTCTTTTGCTCAATTTTGGATCGATCATTCCGCAATCTGAATGACCGATGACGGCCGGCGCGGAGGGCGCAACGGCCGCAAAATTCTGGAATAATCAGTCAAGAAGGAAGCAAGCATGCGTGAGAATCTCGAAGGCAAGGCGGCGATCGTGTTCGGCGGATCGCGGGGCATCGGTGCGGCGATCGCCGTGCGACTGGCCCAGGAAGGCGCGGACGTGGCGTTGACCTATGTGTCGTCCCCCGACAGAGCGGCGGCGACCGCCAAGTTGATCGAGGCCGAGGGGCGGACCGCCCTGCCCCTGCACGCCGACAGCGCCGATGCGGACGCCGTACAGGCCGCCGCGCGCCAGGCGGCCGAACGCCTCGGGCGCCTGGACATCGCAGTGATCAACGCCGGCGTGCTGGCTCTGGGCGCGATCGAGGACGCGAGCCTGGCGGACCTGGACCGCAGCCTGGAGATCAACCTGCGGGGCGTGTTCCTGGCGATCCAGGCGGCGCAGAAGCACATGGGCGCGGGCGGGCGGATCATCACCATCGGCAGCAATACGGCCAATCGCGCGGTCGCCGGTTCGAGCATCTACGGCATGACCAAATCGGCGGTCGGGGCGCTGGTGCGCTCGGCGGCGCTCGACCTCGCGCCGCGAGGGATCACGGTCAACAACGTCCAACCCGGCCCGATCCGCACCGACATGACCCGAGAGGCGATCGACTGGCTGGTCCCGCGCATTCCGCTGGGCCGGGTCGGGGAGCCGGAAGAGGTCGGCGGGCTGGTGGCCTATCTGGCGCGGCCGGAGACCGGGTACATGACCGGGGCGAGCATCACGGTGGATGGCGGGATGTCGCTTTAGCTCCGCCGGGATGACACGT
This window harbors:
- a CDS encoding MFS transporter, with the translated sequence MIAPARPFGQKYAFVAAGVVFAALMAAAGLRSAPGVLMLPLERAFGWDRGAISAAAAVGIFLYGLTGPFAAALMQSFGVRRTVTLALVTMAASTALSSLMSEPWQYVATWGVMTGVGSGAVAMVLGATVVNRWFVERRGLMMGLLSASTATGSLIFLPGMAALAEAGGWRPVVLAVAAVMALLVPVVWFLLPETPAAIGQKPYGAPADYQAPQAGGAGALRGAFGALFRAARTRTFWLLFAGFFVCGLTTNGLVGVHMIAMCADYGLPETRAAGLLALMGIFDLIGTTASGWLTDRYDPRKLLFVYYGLRGLSLMALPFTDFSFLALSAFAVFYGLDWIATVPPTVRLATEAFGDRDGPIVFGWIAAGHQAGAATAAITAGVIRASQGRYLEAFVLAGLAGLVAAVASIMIRRGAAEPAFA
- a CDS encoding DUF1700 domain-containing protein, giving the protein MNRQAFIDRLRLGLSGLPAVAIAEAVADYEAHFAEGVAASRTEEEVAAALGDPTRLARELRAEIGLKKWEEQRNPTSAVSAVFAVLGLGAIDLLILLPILMTVASVLFGLIVAVGAVFLGGGFMFAAGPFLDPPGGPAAALLGGIGLMALSASVGAILTIVVIGMVNALVWYGRLHYRLLKPAIEPVSAQGATP
- a CDS encoding GIN domain-containing protein, translated to MIRVLLLIAVAGLFVGAAALGGAAALGGPELASRHWEWFAWHDHDGRHFERGRRDRDWGPPSSPKRQEANEATRELTWDGSTRAIFDVPASIEFVQAAAGPGKVTITGPKELVDQVRLSGGRLSLAKSPPEYVRLRIAIAAPAITEFEIGGDNRLEIRDFKQGRLSISASGSAEVLASGQARELVLDLSGSGEADLADLVNDAARAKVSGAAEAVIAPREAANLDISGSASVRLVTHPKRLETDVTGAGSIIFEDGSRASSPSDAEEEEARKA
- a CDS encoding arylesterase; protein product: MRETPIPSPTRRILLAGALAAIPLPSLAQARPVITMLGDSITAGFGLPASAALPAQLQAQLRRLGSAALVRGAGVSGDTTAGGLARVDFSVQRDTTLCVVALGGNDLLQGIDPRRSQANLDKIVARLKARKIKVLLAGLNPPTVIGRGYAREFQAIFPAVAKAHRVPLYPNLLAGVGQTPRLNQRDGFHPNSQGVTVIARGLAPVVLKALGRG
- a CDS encoding SDR family NAD(P)-dependent oxidoreductase, with protein sequence MRENLEGKAAIVFGGSRGIGAAIAVRLAQEGADVALTYVSSPDRAAATAKLIEAEGRTALPLHADSADADAVQAAARQAAERLGRLDIAVINAGVLALGAIEDASLADLDRSLEINLRGVFLAIQAAQKHMGAGGRIITIGSNTANRAVAGSSIYGMTKSAVGALVRSAALDLAPRGITVNNVQPGPIRTDMTREAIDWLVPRIPLGRVGEPEEVGGLVAYLARPETGYMTGASITVDGGMSL
- a CDS encoding TetR/AcrR family transcriptional regulator, which produces MARPKTFDRDDALDAAIGVFREHGFEGTSAQMLVGAMQIGRQSLYDTFGDKWRLYCEAVERYTQREALAHREALNHGPKAIDGLNAAIARVVEQAGQACLGVGSVCEFGRAHDDLSRLHQSADRALSSAFAEQIARAQAQGNVAASIVPEEAAGFLLANIAGIRIAARAGAGRDQLRALGELAIRALR
- a CDS encoding peptidylprolyl isomerase produces the protein MIRTIAITAALLAAAPAQAADWRTLDPDDTLVIDTSKGRIVVEMAPQVAPKAVERVKLLTREGVYDGLLFHRVIENFVDQTGNPNNRDGGVSVHPDLPPEFTFRLKPEDGAKMVVRATDRVAGFLGSLPIEGASDLEAQNAAGGGRRAWGAYCPGVAGMGRQAAEDTANSEIFFMRAASRRLDRDYTPWGRAVIGLDVIRAMTVGEPPAQPDRMIRVRVAADLPPAERPKVEVMNERGEAFAALAARVRQEKGADFSICDIDLPARMN
- a CDS encoding TetR/AcrR family transcriptional regulator; protein product: MSQPKPTPPRAADKIFETARDLFYREGIRAVGVDEIVARAGVTKPSLYRTFKSKDELAAAVMRRAADGFWDYFEAAAKQHPGDPRAQILTFCDELAVRARKDGYRGCPLTNAVVEYPEHGHPARTEAQNHKAELRTRLRAMAAEMGAADAQGLGDALLLLIEGAYISTQLFDEDRPSNGLAAAAERLISAYAG
- a CDS encoding PadR family transcriptional regulator translates to MVETVQVQLKKGVLELCVLALLSRHDSYAYEIASQLAEGIDMGEGTIYPLMRRMQSDGLVETYLVESPAGPPRKYYKLTEAGRVSFSAQKAEWAAFSRAVESILGDAE